The Myxococcus virescens genomic sequence TCGCTCTACCCGGGCGAGCTGCTGCGCACCGGCGCGAACGCCCGGGCAGAGCTGGCCCTGGCGGACGGCAGCATGGTGCGCGTGGTGGAGAACAGTCTCATCAAGGTGGGCGCCATCGAGCTGATGGCGAACCTTCAGCGCAAGGTGCAGTTGGACTTGCTGCGAGGCACCGTGGAGACGGACGTGGCGCCGGGTGGCGCGGGCTCCATCTTCGAGGTCCGCACGCGCGGCGCGGTGGCCGGAGTGCGGGGCACCCGGTTCCGCGTGTCGGCCCAGGACGACGGCACCAGCCGGCTGGAAACACTGGAAGGCAAGGTGGCCCTCAGCACGGAGCAAGCCCAGGTCGAGGTGTCGGGCGGACATGGCTCGCGCGCGAAGCCGGGCTCGCCACCGGAGCCGCCTCGCCCACTGCTGCCGGCGCCCACGCTGGTGGGCCCTCGAGGAGGCGCGTTCGCCACGGCCCCAAAGATGTCCTGGCGAACGCTGGAGGGCGCCGCGACATACCGCGTGGAGGTGGCCCGCACGGCGGACTTCGCCGCGAGCGTCCAGACGTATGACAGCGCCAGCCCGGAGCTGGCGATTCCCGGGCCCCGTCAGGGCAAGTGGTTCTGGCGGGTGATGGCCGTGGACGGAGACGGCTTCGTGGGCTTCCCCTCGAAGATCTACGCCTTCGACGTCCAGCCCTGAGGCTGTTGCGTTGCGTGCACCCACCCGCGCACGCATGATGGCCGGGCCCTGCCTGCCAGCAGGCCCCCGCCCATGGACTCCAGTCCCGCCGAGCCCCACCGCCGCGACGGTTTCCGTCGGCCCTCACCCGCCGTATTGCGGGTGCTGGGTGCGTGCGTGGGCATCGCGCTGGCGGGGGTGACGGCGGCCACCGGTGGCGCACCGGGCTTCCTGGAGCGCTCGCTCTACGATCAGGCGGTGAGCCGGCTCCTGCCCGCCGTGCCGCCGAGCGCGGACCTGGTGCTGGTGGAAGTGGATGACCGCGCCCTCGCGACGCTGAGCGAGCGTTGGCCGCTGTCACGCACCACGTGGGCCCGCGCCTTCCATGCGCTCGCCGCCCAGCGCCCCTCCGCGGTGGCGGTGGACGTCGTCTTCGACCAGCCCGGGCCGCGTGATGCGCTGGAGCTGGGTGAAGACATTCTGGAGGCGCTCCGCCGCTCCGGACTGACGGAGCAGCCCGCGGGTGAAGCCTTGGCGGCGGACCTGGAGGCACGGCTCCTCGCGCGCGACGGCGATGCCCGGCTGGCCGAAGCGATTTCGGAAGGGAACGGTGTCGTCCTGGGAGCCGCGGCACTCACGGACGATGTCCCGGTGATGGCGCCCCTCCAGGATGGCGCCCTGGGCACGCCGCTGGCCCTGCCCGCCCACGCGCTGCGGCTCCAGGCCCGGGAGGTGGCGGGGAGCATCGCGCCCCTGCGCATGGCGGCTCGAGGCAGTGGAACCCTCAACATGCTGGTGGACGGTGACGGCGTCATCCGTCGATATCCTTACGCCGTGGGCGTGCGCGGACAGGCCTGGCCTTCGCTGGCACTGGCCACCGCGCTGCACCTGACGCCCGAACGGGCGGAGCCGCTGCGTGAGCTGGCGACATGGGACCACGGCGCGCCGTTGATGCGGCTGCCCGCGCCCAACTGGCTGCCCCGGGTGAGTCTGGCGGACCTGCTCCACGCGGACCCGCGCTCGGTGGGCTTGGACCTGGCGCTGCGAGGCAAGACAGTGTTCGTGGGTGTCACCGCCACGGGGCTGCATGGCCAGAGCACCCTGCCCGGCCAGGTGGCGGTGCCCGGCGTGGAGATTCACGCCTTCGCCCTGGACAACCTGCGGTCGGGCCGGCTGATGCGCTCGTCGGGGCTGGTGGCGCTGCTGGGCGTTCTGGAGACCGCGGCGGTGCTCGCGGCCTTCGTCTGGCTTTGCCGCCGCGCGCGCACGTCCGGCGCGGTCCTCCGATGGGCGGTGACGCTGGCGGTCCTGCACACGGCGCTGGTGGCGTGGCTGGCGTCGGACCCGGGCTGGGTCATTCCGCTGGTCCCCTCGTGGGTGGGCCTCATGCTGATGCTGGTGGTGGACGCGGCGTCGCGCGCGCAGGAGATGGGCCGGCAGCGAGGCGCCCTCCGCCGGCTCTTCATCCGCTACCCCCAGGCATCCGTGGAGCCGGCGGCGCCGCAGCGAGACGCCTAGCGCGCCCGCGCCGACGCAATGCACCAGGGCTCGCGGATAGCCAAACAGACGCTCCGGGCGAACCCGCGCCACACGAGGCCTTGAGCCAGGCAGCAGCCGTGGCAGCATCCTCGCTCCTGCATGCGCCGCTACGCCCTCATCGCCGAGCCCGATCCACAGCGAGCCGCTGGCCTCTTGTCCCTGATGACGGAGGAAGGCCTGGAAGGCGTCGTCGCCAAGGATGGAGCGGAAGCCCAAGATGTCGTGCGCCAGCGAGGTGCGCCCCTGCTGCTCGTCACGGACCTGGCGCTGCCCCGGCTGGATGGCTTCGCGTTGCTGACGTGGCTTCGGGAACAGGAGGACTCCGCCGCAACGCAGGTCGTGGTGGTCACTGCCTTCGACGAGCTGCGCGTCCGCGCATGGCAGCTCAAGGAGGCGCTGGGCATCCATGCGTTGCTCAGTCGCCGAGCCTCCTCGGAGGTGATGCGGGACACGCTGCGTCGCGTACTCGCAGGGCAGCTCGCGCCACAGCCGCCTCCGGCGGAGGGGGCCGCGGAGCAGGAGCGGCAACGGCTGGCGAGCATCACGGCCATGCACCTGGTCGACAACGGACCGCCCGAGGCGGAGCTCCAGCAACTCGTGAAGGAGGTCGCCCAGGCCTTCGGTGTACCCGTGGCGCTGCTGACGCTGGTGCTGGGCGAGCGCCAGTGGTTCAAGGCCCACGTCGGCCTGCCCCCCACCCTCGCGAAGGACCGGGGCACGCCGCGCGACTGGGCGTTCTGTCACCACGTGGTGCAGGGGCGCGAGCCGCTCGTCGTACCGGACGCCCGGCGCCATCCCTACTTCCGTGACAACCCGCTGGTGCGCAACGGCATCGTGGGCAGCTACGCGGGCGCACCGCTGCTGACGTCCACGGGGGAAGTCCTGGGCTCGCTGTGCGTCATCGACTCGCGCCCGCTCGTCCTGGGAGCCGAGGACCTGGCCGTGCTGCGGGAGCTCGCGAACCGTGTCGCGGAGGACCTGGAACAACGGGCCCGGGTGAAACCGGCCACCGGAAAGGCCCCGGCAGAGCCCGCGCTCACCGAAGCGTCGGCCCTGGGGCTCCTGCGCGATGCCGTGCAGGCCCTGGATGTCGCGGCCCTGCTGGTGGCGCCTGGACGCAAACCCCACGCGTGCAACACCGCGATGACGGACCTGCTGGGCCTGCCGCCGGAGCCCTTCCCGGCCATGACGTTCGATGCCTTCTGCCAGCACGTCGCGGGACTCACCGCGGACCCGGCGAGCACGCTGCGGCAGCTCGACCTGGCCTCCGAATCGTCCCGAGGCCTCCGCCTGACGCTGGTCCTGGAGCGGCCCCAGCCGCACCGGCTTCGCTGGGTGGCCCGGCCCTTCCCCATCCCGGGCGGCATGGCGCAGATGCTGACGCTCGCCGACATCGGACACACCCGGCCAGCCCGTGAGGAGTGGGAGCGGCAGCACCGGGTGGACGCGCTGACGGGACTGGTGTCGCGGCGCGCGGGCGAGGAACGGGTGCTGCGCGAGATTGGCCGCTGCCGCAGGGATGGCATGCCCTTCAGCGTGCTGCTCGCGGACCTGGTGGGACTGGGGCGCATCAACGCGACTCGAGGTTTCGACGCAGGGGACGCCACGCTGCGAGACGGAGCCCGCGTCACCGAAGCCCTGGGAGTCCCTGGAGGCTTCGCGGTGCGCTGGGAAGGCGGAGCGTTCCTCCTGGCCCTTCCTGGCGTGGACGCGGCGCGGGCCGAAGCATTGCGGCAGAAGCTGCGCGACACCCCTGACGCACCCGAGGTGGTGTCCGCCGCCGTCACCGTCGAGGGTGAGGAAGACCCTCAGGGAACGCTGGCCCGAGCCCAGGCAGCGCTCATCCGGGCCAAGACGGAGCACCGACCCTTGCGGCTGGCATGAGCCACGCTGGAACCCTTCACCGCGACGAGGAGCACCGCATGTCGACGCCCGTGCCCGACCGCCTCCGCCTGCCCTTCCACTTCGACGCCGCGCCGCTCCAGCAGGAGCTCGCGGCATTGCCCGCCGAGGCGTGGGTTCCCCACTTCAACAAGCGCGAATACGAAGGCGAGTGGAGCGGCGTTCCCCTGCGCTCCATTGGCGGCATGGAAGGCCGCATCTATCCGGACCCGACAGGGCGCGAGCGCTACGCCGACACGCCCCTGCTGGCGCGTTGCCCCGCGTTCCGCGCCGTGCTCGCCACGTTTCAGTGTCCCATCGGCGCCGCGCGGCTGCTGAAGCTCGCGGCGGGCGCGCGCATCCGAGAGCACACCGATTACAACCTGGGTTACGCGGACGGCGAGGTGCGCCTCCACGTCCCCATCACCACGCACCCCGACGTGGCCTTCTTCCTCGGCGGCGAGCGAGTCGTCCTCCAGCCCGGTGAGTGCTGGTACCTCGACTTCAACCGCCCCCACCGGGTGGACAACCCCAGCGACACCGACCGCGTCCACCTGGTGCTGGACTGCGACGTGAATGACTGGCTGCGAGACGTCTTCACGGGGGCCGTGAATGGGCGCTGAGGCCTTCGAACGCTTCCGTCTCCGCGTCCTGGAGGACGTCACGCTCCAGGATGCACTGCGCGAGACTCCGGACACCCCGGCCTTCGTGGCACGCGCCATCGAACTGGGCGCCGCGCACGACTGTCACTTCAACGCCGAGGACATCCACGAAGCCCTGCGCGCCGCCCGCCGGGTCTGGCGGGAGCGATGGATATGACACCGGACCTCGAGGGCTGGATGCCCGCGCGCATCCACGTGGACGGCGGACAACCGCGGGTGGACTGGTGCCACATGGGTGGCCAGCGATTCACGGACCCATTCTTCGACGAGACGATAGAGCGCAGGCTCCGCCACCCATTCGCCCTGCTCTTCCGGCATCAGACGTCCATGAACGCGCTGGTGGCACGACAGGCCAAGAAGCCCGGTCTCCCGGTGCGCGGGCTCGTCTTCCACATGTCCCGTTGTGGTTCCACGCTGGTGGCGCAGCTGCTGGCCGCGCTGCCGCGCCACATCGTGCTGTCCGAAGCCGGCCCCGTAGACACGGTGCTGCGCGCGCACCAGTACGTGCCAGGGGTCACCGACACGCAGCGCATCGAATGGCTGCGCGCGGTGGTGGGAGCCCTCGGACAGCAGCGGCATCCGGAGGAACACGCGGTGTTCCTCAAGCTGGACGCGTGGCACGTCCTGGAGCTCCCGCTGCTCCAGCGCGCCTTCCCCGGTGTGCCATGGATGTTCCTCTACCGGGACCCCGTCGAGGTCATGGCATCGCATCAAAATCACCGGGGCGCGCACATGCTTCCGGGACTGCTGAACCCCGCGCACCTGGGCCTGGAGCCCGGGCAAATCGAAGGCATGCCCCTGGACGAGTACGGCGCGCGCGTCCTCGCGGCCATTTGCGACGCGGGCCTCCAAGGCTATCGCGCGCGGACAGCCCCGGCGCGGCTGATGGACTACCGGCAGCTCCAGCCGGAAGGACTGCGGGTGCTCACGGAGCTGTTCGCTCTCGAGCTGACGGCCGAGGACACCCCGCGCTTGCGCGACGTCCTGGAGCGGAACGCGAAGAACCCCGTGCTGCCCTTCGAGGATGACACGGAGGAGAAGGCTCGCCGCGTCACATCGCATGGGCGGGCCCTGGCGGAGCAATGGGGCCGTCCCATCCACGATGCGCTGGAAACCGAACGCCTACGCGGGGATGTCGTGCCGTAGCAGGAGGCACCGACGCCTGCGTCACTGGGCCATGGCTGCCTGCTCAGCGCGGCCTGGCGCTGGCGGCACCCTCCTCCGCGCAATGCCACGCCATGCCCAGCTGAAGCCCCGCGTCGCTCCCGCAGCGATGGCTGGCTCGCGCAGTATCGCCGCCGCGCGCGACTACGTCCTGGCGCAGGCCCGCCCTACTCCCGCTGCCAGGCCAGCGCGATTAGTGCCGTCCCCGCGCCGCGACGGCGTCCTGGATGAGCCCGGCGAGCAGCATGAGGGACTTCGGATCCTTGCTCGCGCGCACGCGCCAAGAGCCGGCGCGGGTATGCAGCACCAGCCGGTACGACTCCTCGGCGAGGACGAGTCGCGCGATGCAGCCGAAGATGACCATGACGACGGCAATCAACGCCGCCTCGTAGACGCCCTTCGCCGTGCTGCTGGAGACGGACAGCGCGGACAGGGCCGGCAGCCCCACGCTCATGCACAGGCCCAGCGTGGCCAGCACGGGAACCATGCGAGGCGTGCGCCGCACCGTCTCCACCCGCTGGACGTCCGCGAGCAGCAGCGTCCTGCCGCGGGCGACGATCCGCTCGGTCGTCACCCGCAGGCCGGCGTCCTGGAAGAGCGGCACTTCGGAAGGAGCGGGCGGCGCCACGAGCGGGCGGTCCGGAAACGCGGGAGTGGCGGGCACCGCGGACACGGCGAGAGGCTCAATCATGGGGCGACTCGGTGGACGGCGGCACGGCCCCGCCGGGAGAGATGAATACGGAACTCGGATGACCTGGAACGTGGGCCAGCAAGACACGGCGCAGCTCACCGAGCGGCCCGCCCAGCGCAAAACAGTCGCGGGCGCCCAGCCGCAGGGCGAGTCCCATCAGCCGCTCATCGGCGAAGGGCACCAGCACGATGATGGGCCCCTGGGGCGAAAGCTCCCGGGCGCGCTGAAGCCGACGCTGGAGACTCTCACCGCGCTCGACGTGGACGAGCACGAGGTCCGGACACCCACCAGCCGGCGCGTCCGACTCCAGCGCGATGCCCAGCTCGGCCAGCACGTCCATCAGGAGCGAGCTGAGCGACGCATCCCCTCCGAGCAGGAGGGCACGGGCAATGGACGAGGACTTCACGTTGCAACATCAAGCAATGCCCATGCCCGCTGTCCCCGCCCTGAGAGCCCGGGCAACGTGCGGGCGAACCGTTGCATCACGCCAGACGTCCCTGGCGGATTACCACGGTGTCTCGCGCGCCCCTACCCGCGCTCCCGCTCGCGCCGATGGATGGTGGACACATCGATGCCGAGCACCTCCGCGGCGCGCGTCTTGTTCCCGCCGCAGCGTGTCACCATCCACGCGATGTACTCCGCCTCCAGCCGCCGCAGGGGCCACAGCGCGTGCTGCGCCATCACCAAGGGCTGCACCTCCGGCGCCTCGGGTGGCAGGTGTGGGCGCAACTCCTCCAGCCCCACGACTTCGCTCGCCACCATCACCGCCAGCCGCTCTATCAGGTTCTCCAGCTCACGCACGTTTCCCGGCCAAGGCAAGGTCGCGAGCGCGGCCACCGCCTCCGGAGACAGGGACTGCATGCGGGAGCGAGGGTTGCGCGCGCGGGCGCGAGCCGTGAAGTGCTCCACCAACAAGGGGATGTCCTCACGCCGCTCCGCCAGCGGAGGCAACAGCAGTGTCACGACATTGAGCCGGTAGAACAGGTCCGCGCGGAAGCGGCCCTCGCGCACGCGGGCGTCCAGGTCCTGGTGCGTGGCGGCGACGATGCGCACGTCCACGGTGCGGCTGCCGTCGGCGCCCACCGCGCGCACCTCGCCGTCCTCCAGGACGCGCAGCAGGCGGGCCTGGAGCTCCAATGGCATGTCGCCAATCTCGTCCAGGAACAGCGTGCCCCCATCCGCCTCCACGAAGAGGCCGCGGCGGGCGTGGGTCGCGCCGGTGAAGGCCCCCTTGAGGTGACCGAACAGCTCGCTCTCCAGCAAGTCATGTGGCAGCGCCGTGCAGTTGACCGCCACGAAGGGCCCGGAGGCACGAGGCCCCTGGAAGTGCAGCGCGCGCGCCACCAGCTCCTTGCCCGTGCCGCTCGGGCCTCGCAGCAGCACCGCCGCCTGGGCGTAGGCCACGCGGTCGATGAGCTCGTAGAGGTTCCGCATCGCCGCGCTTCGCCCCACCAGCGCCCCCAGCCCGCTGCGCTCGGCGGCGGCGCGCCGCAGGGCCCGGTTCTCCACCTGGAGCCTGCGCTCCTTCAAGGCGCGCTCGAGGAAGAGCAGCACCTCATCCAGGCGGAAGGGCTTGGTGAAGTAGTGGTACGCGCCGCGCTTCATCGCCTCCACCGCGCTCTCCACGCCGCCGAACGCCGTCATCATCAACACGGGGATGTCCGAGTCGAGCGCCCGCACGGCCTCCAGCACGTCCAGGCCGTCCACCCCTTCCATGCGCAAGTCACACAGCACCGCGTCGTAGGCCTGGGCGCGCGCCATCCGGATGGCCTCTTCGCCGCCCGTGGCCAGGTCCACGACGTAGCCCGCGTCCGTGAGGGGCTCCCGCAGCATGAGGCCCATGTCCACGTGGTCATCGACGACCAGGATGCGTCCTTCAACCGACATACCGCTCCTCCGCGCTGGGCTTCGCGATGGGCCAGAGCACGGTGACGCAGGTGCCCCGGCCCTCCTCGCTCTCCAGCTCCAGCCGGCCACCATGGTTGCGCACGACGTGAGCCACCATCGTCAGGCCCAGTCCCGTGCCCTGTCCCCGCTTCTTGGTGGTGAAGAAGGGGTCGAATACCTGATTGAGGTGCTCCCGGGGAATGCCGCAGCCGTCGTCGCGGAGGGTGAGCGCCACCAGGCCCCACGGCTCCGCCTCCGGCACCGCCGCGGACAGCGTCACCTGCCCGCCCTCGCCACACGCGTGGCAGGCGTTGAGCGCCAGATTCACCAGCACCTGCTGGAGCTGGTCCGGGTCCGCGGCCAGGGGAGGCAGCGTCTCTGGAACGGTCACCTCGAAGCGAACCCCGCGCCGCTCCACCTCCATGCGCAGCAGCTCCTGAACGTCCCGGAGCAGGGAGATGAGCGGCACCGGCCGCACCGCCGTGGGCTGGAGGCGCGAGAAGTCCAGGAGCTGCCGCAGCGTGCGGCTCACCCGGTCGATCTGCTCGATGATGACGGCGATGCCAGGCCCCTGCGGGTGTTCCTTGCCCAGCTTGCCCAGCACGTACTCCGCGCGCCCGCGCACCACGCCCAGCGGCGTGCCAATCTCATGCGCGATACCGGCGGCGAGCACCCCCACCGTGGCCAGCTTCTCCGCGCGCAGCAACTGCGTCTCCAGCGCGCGCACGTTGCTCAGGTCCTCCACCACCAGCAAGGTCTGGACCTCCGGGTGGCGCGCCTCCAGCGGCACCGCGTGGAGATTGAAACGGCCTTCCTCGCCGAAGAGCACCAGCGTCTCACCCAGGATGCCATGGGCGCGCGACTCGCTCGCGGCGGCCTCCACCAGGGCGCGAATCCGGGACACCACGGGTGCCGGTGCCTGGGGGAACGCCGTCTCCAACGGCGCGCCGATGGCGTCCGGAGGCATGCGCTCGCGGAGCACCTGGTTCACCGCGCTGATGCGCCCGTCCACGGTGAGCGCCAGCACCCCAGAAGGAATGTGGTCGAGAATCTTCTGCGTCTTGTCGTGCAGGTGCGCCAGTTGGTCCGCGTGCTGACGGCTCTCTCGCAAGGCGGCCGCGCGGCGCTGCGCCAGCACCACGTACACGGCGAACGTCACCAGGAAGAGCGCCACGAGCAGCGCCGCGGCCAGGAGCCGCCAGATGAGGGCCTGCTGATGCGATCGCAGCGTCGCGGTAGACACCAGCGTGGCCGCGGCCCAATGGCTGCCACCGCGGACGCGGATGGGCGTGAACACGGCGATGGCATCCGAGCGGCCCAGACCCAATCGCTCGGCCTCCTCCGCGCGCAGCGGCAACGCGCCGCGCTCCCCCTCGCGCATGCGGGCCGCCAGCGTCGTGAAGCCTGGCACCCAAGCGCCCTCCGTCTCCAGCCGCCGGAACCAGTCCGCCAGGGTGGCGTCGCTGGCGGAGGTCGGCTGGCCATAGGTGCCCAGAAGCAACAGCCGCGCGTCCGGGTCCGACGTCACGATGCGCAGCGGCGTGAAGAAGGATGTCGTGTCGACGAGCACCGCCACCGCGCCCTCGGGCCGGCCTTGCTCATCCACGGGCAGCGCCGTGGCCATGACCCGCAGCGAGTCCAAGCCGCCTTCCTCCATGGGAGGTGACAGCGTGACGTCCCCCGGCGGCCGCAGCAGGGCCCGCCGGGCCGCCTCCGCCATCTGCGCCAGCACGGGCGCTCGCGCCACCTGCTTGCCCATGCGCCGGTCCAACATGCGCAGCCATTCCTTGCCGCTGGCGTCGTAGGCGATGAGGACCTTGTACTGGCCCACCGCCTCCAACAGGGCCCGCATCTCCCGCCGGTGCTCCGCCAACGTGCCGGGCTGGGACATCAGCTCCCCGGCGAAGCGCAGGTCCTCCGCCACGTC encodes the following:
- a CDS encoding sigma-54-dependent transcriptional regulator codes for the protein MSVEGRILVVDDHVDMGLMLREPLTDAGYVVDLATGGEEAIRMARAQAYDAVLCDLRMEGVDGLDVLEAVRALDSDIPVLMMTAFGGVESAVEAMKRGAYHYFTKPFRLDEVLLFLERALKERRLQVENRALRRAAAERSGLGALVGRSAAMRNLYELIDRVAYAQAAVLLRGPSGTGKELVARALHFQGPRASGPFVAVNCTALPHDLLESELFGHLKGAFTGATHARRGLFVEADGGTLFLDEIGDMPLELQARLLRVLEDGEVRAVGADGSRTVDVRIVAATHQDLDARVREGRFRADLFYRLNVVTLLLPPLAERREDIPLLVEHFTARARARNPRSRMQSLSPEAVAALATLPWPGNVRELENLIERLAVMVASEVVGLEELRPHLPPEAPEVQPLVMAQHALWPLRRLEAEYIAWMVTRCGGNKTRAAEVLGIDVSTIHRRERERG
- a CDS encoding two-component system sensor histidine kinase NtrB, with the translated sequence MRYALVPILLLCVALTTVGVGVFTLLERNREAQWHQFAVERQAQLDEATRGVAETLEDVAEDLRFAGELMSQPGTLAEHRREMRALLEAVGQYKVLIAYDASGKEWLRMLDRRMGKQVARAPVLAQMAEAARRALLRPPGDVTLSPPMEEGGLDSLRVMATALPVDEQGRPEGAVAVLVDTTSFFTPLRIVTSDPDARLLLLGTYGQPTSASDATLADWFRRLETEGAWVPGFTTLAARMREGERGALPLRAEEAERLGLGRSDAIAVFTPIRVRGGSHWAAATLVSTATLRSHQQALIWRLLAAALLVALFLVTFAVYVVLAQRRAAALRESRQHADQLAHLHDKTQKILDHIPSGVLALTVDGRISAVNQVLRERMPPDAIGAPLETAFPQAPAPVVSRIRALVEAAASESRAHGILGETLVLFGEEGRFNLHAVPLEARHPEVQTLLVVEDLSNVRALETQLLRAEKLATVGVLAAGIAHEIGTPLGVVRGRAEYVLGKLGKEHPQGPGIAVIIEQIDRVSRTLRQLLDFSRLQPTAVRPVPLISLLRDVQELLRMEVERRGVRFEVTVPETLPPLAADPDQLQQVLVNLALNACHACGEGGQVTLSAAVPEAEPWGLVALTLRDDGCGIPREHLNQVFDPFFTTKKRGQGTGLGLTMVAHVVRNHGGRLELESEEGRGTCVTVLWPIAKPSAEERYVG
- a CDS encoding aspartyl/asparaginyl beta-hydroxylase domain-containing protein, producing MSTPVPDRLRLPFHFDAAPLQQELAALPAEAWVPHFNKREYEGEWSGVPLRSIGGMEGRIYPDPTGRERYADTPLLARCPAFRAVLATFQCPIGAARLLKLAAGARIREHTDYNLGYADGEVRLHVPITTHPDVAFFLGGERVVLQPGECWYLDFNRPHRVDNPSDTDRVHLVLDCDVNDWLRDVFTGAVNGR
- a CDS encoding FecR family protein, whose protein sequence is MRTAPWMMAVMLAGPPALAAQTQAPCGGLRFDSGRIVFGRPLAPQGAETDACLAHVAQALLARPAIRSVTVAAKLPNADRLDGRGLAAAKRAADVLVAAGVPRTRVSAMAPPSVEGEPAQLQFAYVERPAQPAVARLRAASGAVEAGATEAQLLARTVGDSLYPGELLRTGANARAELALADGSMVRVVENSLIKVGAIELMANLQRKVQLDLLRGTVETDVAPGGAGSIFEVRTRGAVAGVRGTRFRVSAQDDGTSRLETLEGKVALSTEQAQVEVSGGHGSRAKPGSPPEPPRPLLPAPTLVGPRGGAFATAPKMSWRTLEGAATYRVEVARTADFAASVQTYDSASPELAIPGPRQGKWFWRVMAVDGDGFVGFPSKIYAFDVQP
- a CDS encoding DUF6232 family protein codes for the protein MIEPLAVSAVPATPAFPDRPLVAPPAPSEVPLFQDAGLRVTTERIVARGRTLLLADVQRVETVRRTPRMVPVLATLGLCMSVGLPALSALSVSSSTAKGVYEAALIAVVMVIFGCIARLVLAEESYRLVLHTRAGSWRVRASKDPKSLMLLAGLIQDAVAARGRH
- a CDS encoding sulfotransferase family protein, producing MTPDLEGWMPARIHVDGGQPRVDWCHMGGQRFTDPFFDETIERRLRHPFALLFRHQTSMNALVARQAKKPGLPVRGLVFHMSRCGSTLVAQLLAALPRHIVLSEAGPVDTVLRAHQYVPGVTDTQRIEWLRAVVGALGQQRHPEEHAVFLKLDAWHVLELPLLQRAFPGVPWMFLYRDPVEVMASHQNHRGAHMLPGLLNPAHLGLEPGQIEGMPLDEYGARVLAAICDAGLQGYRARTAPARLMDYRQLQPEGLRVLTELFALELTAEDTPRLRDVLERNAKNPVLPFEDDTEEKARRVTSHGRALAEQWGRPIHDALETERLRGDVVP
- a CDS encoding GGDEF domain-containing response regulator — its product is MRRYALIAEPDPQRAAGLLSLMTEEGLEGVVAKDGAEAQDVVRQRGAPLLLVTDLALPRLDGFALLTWLREQEDSAATQVVVVTAFDELRVRAWQLKEALGIHALLSRRASSEVMRDTLRRVLAGQLAPQPPPAEGAAEQERQRLASITAMHLVDNGPPEAELQQLVKEVAQAFGVPVALLTLVLGERQWFKAHVGLPPTLAKDRGTPRDWAFCHHVVQGREPLVVPDARRHPYFRDNPLVRNGIVGSYAGAPLLTSTGEVLGSLCVIDSRPLVLGAEDLAVLRELANRVAEDLEQRARVKPATGKAPAEPALTEASALGLLRDAVQALDVAALLVAPGRKPHACNTAMTDLLGLPPEPFPAMTFDAFCQHVAGLTADPASTLRQLDLASESSRGLRLTLVLERPQPHRLRWVARPFPIPGGMAQMLTLADIGHTRPAREEWERQHRVDALTGLVSRRAGEERVLREIGRCRRDGMPFSVLLADLVGLGRINATRGFDAGDATLRDGARVTEALGVPGGFAVRWEGGAFLLALPGVDAARAEALRQKLRDTPDAPEVVSAAVTVEGEEDPQGTLARAQAALIRAKTEHRPLRLA
- a CDS encoding CHASE2 domain-containing protein translates to MDSSPAEPHRRDGFRRPSPAVLRVLGACVGIALAGVTAATGGAPGFLERSLYDQAVSRLLPAVPPSADLVLVEVDDRALATLSERWPLSRTTWARAFHALAAQRPSAVAVDVVFDQPGPRDALELGEDILEALRRSGLTEQPAGEALAADLEARLLARDGDARLAEAISEGNGVVLGAAALTDDVPVMAPLQDGALGTPLALPAHALRLQAREVAGSIAPLRMAARGSGTLNMLVDGDGVIRRYPYAVGVRGQAWPSLALATALHLTPERAEPLRELATWDHGAPLMRLPAPNWLPRVSLADLLHADPRSVGLDLALRGKTVFVGVTATGLHGQSTLPGQVAVPGVEIHAFALDNLRSGRLMRSSGLVALLGVLETAAVLAAFVWLCRRARTSGAVLRWAVTLAVLHTALVAWLASDPGWVIPLVPSWVGLMLMLVVDAASRAQEMGRQRGALRRLFIRYPQASVEPAAPQRDA